AGTTCCGGAGAAATCTCCCCGCTATTGACTGAAAATAACTCCAGATTATTATTCTTGACCATTTCTTCTATGGGTATATTGATGGATTTGGACCTCTGTTTTAAAATTTCTTTGCTCTCTTCCAGAAGATAAATAACAGATCTTTCTCCTCTTCCAGCCGCTTCCTTCATAAAAGTTAACCCCAGCGAGGTTTTACCAGAACCTGTGGGCCCGGTGATAATCGTATTCGTGCCCCTTTCGATTCCTCCATGCAGCAGTTTGTCGATTTCTGGGACACCTGAGGAGATAGTCTCCCTATCAGCTGCCATATCTTTATCAGGGGAAAAATCGGGGTTTAATCTGGGATAAACTTTCATCCCTTTCTCGTTCAAAATATAGGTATGTAATCCTCTAACAAAATCAGAACCTCTAATTTTGGCAATCGAAATTTTTCTCTCGTCACCCCGGGTTTTTAAACTAATGATTCCATCGCTGATAAATTGCAGGTCATCATCGGGACGGCTGCCCACCTCCGATACCAGCATAGGGGTGGTTTCCATATCAGCCATTAATTTAATCAGAGACTGAATATTTTTGCGAAACCGATAATCATCCGGAGATAAAAAGCGCAGCTGGGTTAATCCATCGATAAAAATTCTTTCTGGTTTCATGGCCTTTATCTTTTTGGATATTTCCTCCAAAAGGGGCTGCTCTTCGACCTCAGCCGAGGGAAAGACACTGTAATCTTCCTTTTCTACAAACTGGCTGGAGGGACTCAAATCCAAAAATTCAATCTTTTGGATGGGAAAATCTCTTTTTTCGGCATTTCTTACAATTTTGGGTCTGGGCTCGGAAAGCGAGATAAATAAACGAGAGCTATCTGTAGATAAATCAGCACATAGAAAGTGTAAACCCAGCGTAGTTTTTCCACTCCCAGCTCCTCCTCTCAACAGGTAAGCATCGCCAGGAATTAATCCTCCTTCCAGTATAGAATCCAGACCGTTTATTCCCGTAGATATCCTGCCCTCAACATCCATATCTTTAAAGATCTCCTAAAACAGCTAGTAGCTTTTATATAATCAAAAAGCGTATACATTCATCAGGTCAAATGAATTCAGGCCATTATTAAAGTTGCTTTTATAAAACTATTATAACATGATTTAGACAATCTACAAAGCTTTTATAGAATAATATTGTCACCAGGGGGGGTTTAATTGGAAAAGCGAGTGGAGTGGACAAAACTTTTATCTTGCCCATCGATATTTTTTCAGGCAGATTATGAATTTGTGATATCTCTTATTATTCATGATATAATTACTAATGGTCTTAATATCATTAGAAATAAAACAACGGGAGTGTTGAAAATCAATACCGAAATACAGAGCCTTTTAAATGCCTGCAGCAGAACCGAAAACAGCATCCAGAACGTTCTCAGAAAAGCAGAATTGGCCGCCAAAAACAAAGGAGATAACGATTTTCTAAGATGGATCAAAAATGAACTCGAAGGATATCAGCAGAAAGAAGAGCTGCCTGACTTTAGAATAATAGAAGCTGATCTGGCAGTTTATGATGCTTTTCAGGGCTGGCAGATACTTCAACAAAGCGCGAAAGAAATCAACTCAGAAGCTGCTGAAGCCAGCATTAAAGAACCAGCTTCTGAGCTGGAA
The sequence above is drawn from the Halarsenatibacter silvermanii genome and encodes:
- a CDS encoding ATPase domain-containing protein, which translates into the protein MDVEGRISTGINGLDSILEGGLIPGDAYLLRGGAGSGKTTLGLHFLCADLSTDSSRLFISLSEPRPKIVRNAEKRDFPIQKIEFLDLSPSSQFVEKEDYSVFPSAEVEEQPLLEEISKKIKAMKPERIFIDGLTQLRFLSPDDYRFRKNIQSLIKLMADMETTPMLVSEVGSRPDDDLQFISDGIISLKTRGDERKISIAKIRGSDFVRGLHTYILNEKGMKVYPRLNPDFSPDKDMAADRETISSGVPEIDKLLHGGIERGTNTIITGPTGSGKTSLGLTFMKEAAGRGERSVIYLLEESKEILKQRSKSINIPIEEMVKNNNLELFSVNSGEISPELFVHRVKKEVEENDTKLVMLDSITAFNSHFKDENWRKNDLIKVLDSMRKFLFNNNVTILMTNEIPNITGDFQVTDDQISYLADNVIILRYIELSGGMQKAIGVLKKRLSSFETKLREFEITEYGLEVGEPMENLSGILSGNPEIIS